In the genome of Labrus mixtus chromosome 21, fLabMix1.1, whole genome shotgun sequence, one region contains:
- the cdk5r1b gene encoding cyclin-dependent kinase 5 activator 1b, translated as MGTVLSLSPSYRKAALFEDGPATVGHYTAVQNSKNAKDKNLKRHSLINVLPWKRIVAVSAKKKGSKKVQPNANYQNNVTQLNNENLKKSQSCANLSTFTQDQSTPAVTKNSNNTVSSVKKAPLTNSNVAPGTPKRVIVQASTSELLRCLGEFLCRRCYRLKHLSPTDPVLWLRSVDRSLLLQGWQDQGFITPANVVFVYMLCRDVVSSEVATEHELQAVLLTCLYLSYSYMGNEISYPLKPFLVESSKETFWDRCLSIINLMSAKMLQINSDPHYFTQVFADLKNESQKEEERSRLLIGLDR; from the coding sequence ATGGGAACCGTGCTGTCTTTGTCCCCCAGCTACCGGAAGGCGGCTCTGTTCGAGGATGGACCCGCCACGGTGGGTCACTACACCGCCGTCCAGAACAGCAAGAACGCCAAAGACAAGAACCTGAAGCGCCACTCGCTCATCAACGTGCTGCCATGGAAACGGATTGTAGCGGTGTCGGCGAAGAAGAAAGGCTCCAAGAAGGTGCAGCCCAACGCCAACTACCAGAATAATGTCACTCAGCTGAACAACGAGAACCTGAAGAAGTCGCAGTCATGCGCCAACCTCTCCACCTTCACCCAGGACCAGAGCACCCCAGCTGTCACCAAGAACTCCAACAACACGGTGTCGTCCGTGAAAAAGGCCCCTCTCACCAACTCCAACGTGGCCCCCGGGACCCCAAAGAGAGTTATCGTGCAGGCCTCCACCAGCGAGCTGCTGCGCTGCCTCGGGGAGTTCCTGTGCCGGCGCTGTTACCGGCTCAAACACCTGTCACCGACTGATCCGGTGCTGTGGCTGCGCAGCGTGGACCGCTCCCTGCTCCTCCAGGGCTGGCAGGACCAGGGCTTCATCACACCCGCTAACGTGGTCTTCGTCTACATGCTTTGCCGCGACGTGGTCTCCTCCGAGGTGGCCACGGAGCACGAGCTGCAGGCCGTGCTGCTCACCTGCCTCTACCTGTCTTACTCGTACATGGGCAACGAGATCTCCTACCCACTCAAGCCCTTCCTGGTGGAGAGCTCCAAGGAGACCTTCTGGGACCGCTGCCTGTCCATCATCAACCTGATGAGCGCCAAGATGCTGCAGATTAACTCGGACCCGCACTACTTCACTCAGGTGTTCGCGGACCTGAAGAACGAGAgccagaaggaggaggagaggagccgCCTGCTCATCGGTCTGGACCGGTGA